DNA from Synechococcus elongatus PCC 6301:
ATAGTCCTCATCGGGCTGGATGAAGTAGAGCCCGCGCTGCGGGCGATCGAGGCGGTAGTGAATCGTGATTTCTAGCGATCGCCCAACTTTAGTGGCATTGGGCAGATGAATCCGCAGCTGCTCTCCGTCGTAGTCAAAACGAGCCGATCGCCGGCCAATATTGACCGCTTCAATCTGCTGTTGCACCGCATCCAGTTCCAGCAGTTCAATCCCATCGCGCACGGGCTTGAGACGGATCTGACAGGTTCCCGCCACCTGCTGCTGTTGCAAATCCAGCGTCAGATCTAGCGCAATATGTTCCACCTGCCCCGGGCGATCGGGCACGTAGTGCGGCTTAGCACCAGGCAATTCAAAACTGGGGCGATCGCCGCCATCAAAACCAAGCGAAAAAAAGCGGTGATGCTGGGGCATAGGACAAACTGGGCAGGAGCGCTGGGATCTACTCTAGTTCAGGGCTTGCCTTGCTCCGCTAAACTCTCTTCAGCTCATTTTTAAACCGGCCCAACATGGCAAGCGCACCTTGGGTTTTTGCCTATGGCTCACTGATCTGGCGACCTGATTTTGCTTGGCAGGATCGCCAGCCTGCGGTGCTTCGCGGTTGGAAGCGGCGCTTTTGGCAACTGTCTACAGATCACCGCGGTACGCCCAGCCAACCTGGACGGGTTGTGACCTTGGTTCCAGATGCACAAGCGGAATGCGTAGGAGTAGCGTTTCAGCTCATGGGTGACGTGGGTGCTATCCTCACGGCGCTCGACTATCGCGAGAAAGATGGTTATGACCGTCAAGAACTGGTGATTGAACTGCAGGATCAACGACAGGTCACAGCGATCGTCTACGTTGCGCAAGCTCAGAATCCGCGCTTTGCTGGCCCAACCCCTGTCCCTGCGATCGCTGATCAAGTGCGACGCAGCTATGGCCCTAGTGGCAGTAACGCCGAGTATGTACTGCGACTCGACCAAGCGCTAACAGCTTTGGGCTGGGAAGACCCCCATGTGCGAGCGATCGCCAATCTTGTGGCAGCCTGAGCTCTTCTGAACCTAATCGTTCAAGTCAGCCAGCTTTGCATCAGCCAAAACTAATTTGCATTGCCTTTGAATTTTAAATACAAAACTGAAAACTCTAGGGATTTGATTGACCAGCTCCCAACCCGTTGGGAAGTACCTGTCGATTTTAGGTTGGATGATCTATCACCTGGTTTTCCTCGAAAAACTCAAGCATTACTTTTAAGATAATCCCGAAAAATTCACTTAAGCAAGCTCAAATTCATCAATCAACCAAAATCGTTCTTAGGAGTAATTTTTGCTTAAAAACATTTCCTTAATAAATCAAGTGATCCATTTTTATTTCAGAGAGCTAGCTTATGAGTCAAGGGCGAATCAAAAATTGCTCTTGAGAGTTAAAACACTTAATTGGAGTCTGTCATGTCTCAATTCATTAATTTGATCAACGATCAAAATGCTCAGGAACTTCTAGGCGGAACTACCTACAATCCACCGAGCTATCCTTATCCTTCGTATCCAAAACACAGCTGGTCGGTTAAGCAGTCTGTGTATGCACCAATCAAGTCCGTAGCAGTTAGTAGTTCTGACGCTACAGCATTCAATATTGGTGTTAAAAATCTCTTCAGCCCACAAATTGCTACAGCTACTGCAATTTCTGGAGCTACATCGACAGTTATTGGCGGAACTGTATCTGCCTAAAGTTCAATTAGTGGAAAGCATTCGTAAACTAACAGGAGATAATCATGTCTAAACTCATTAATACTATCGATGACAACCATGCCCAATCCCTTGTGGGAGGGAGTGGTTATTCCATTCCTACGTATCCCAAACATCCTTATCCTAACTACTATGGAAAGCCGTCATCGAGCGTTCAGCAGTCGGTTTCAGCGCCGATTACTTCAATTGCTGGCAGCAGCTCTAATGCACTTGCATTCAATATTGGATCGTTTAACTTGGCGAGTCCTCAAATTGCTAAAGCAACTGCTGTATCCAGTGCCACTTCACTTGTCTATGGTGGGACTGTTTCAGCTTAACTAGGCTGACATAGTGAAATGCTCATTACAGAGTTGATGAGCATTTCATTACTCCTTCACTTTATGAGGAACGAATTGTGAATCAGTGGCTTGAGTCTATCAATGATGATACTGCTCAACAGCTCTTGGGCGGTAAATTCTGGGGGAATAAATGGGGATTATATAAGCCCTCTAAGCCGATCTTAGGAATTGGTCAGAGTGTGACATCTCCAATTCAATCAAGTGCGATTAGTATTTCTAGAGCTACCGCAATTAATATTTCTATATTTAGCAACAATAGTCCTCAGATTGCTACTGCAACATCTATCTCTGGTTCAACTTCTTTTGTAGAGGGTGGAGCAGTTACAGCCTAACCAAAAACTAATTAAAACAATATACTCATTAGACCTATAAATCTACTTGTATTATGAACTTTTAAGTACACATTTAAACTATTTTATTTGCGATTATATTTCTTTAGTTTTATGTCTTGTTGTTCAATGTTGTTTGAGGGCATCGATATGCAAGTTGAATTTGATTTGATTACAGATTTGTCAGATGGGCAAGCTGAGATGGTGACAGGAGCATTATTGCAAACAGCCAATTCAGTAGCAGCAGCAATTGCAAAATCAACTGCGATCGCTCCTACTGGGATTGCAATTAGTGCAGGAACTGTCGCCAATGCACTTTCTATTGCTCAGAATATTGGTGTGAGTACAGTCACATCACCTTCTATACGAGTCCCCATTAACGTAGCTGTCAATCTTTAGCCAGTGCGATCGCAAGTATTTGGACTCTGGAAATTGAGGGTGGGTAATACCACTCTCAATCTCTGATATTTTTCATCCTTCACTCTTAAGTATCGTGAAATATGCATGTATTCGGCAACAAAGTGAAGAGGACTGTGGAGCGGCCTGCATCGCAACAGTTGCAAAATACTATGGCCGTCACTTTGCACTCAATCGAGTACGGGAAATTGTCGGCACAGGTTCGCAGGGAACTTCTCTGTTAGGACTTCGTAGGGGTGCTGAATCTTTAGGATTCAATGCTCGTCAGGTAAGGGCTTCGTTGGAACTCATTGATCATTTAAAAGAAGCACCACTTCCAGCAATCATCCACTGGAAGGGTTATCACTGGGTGATTTTATATGGCCAAAGGGGAAAGCAATATATCATTGCAGACCCAGGGCTTGGCATACGCTACATCAATCGACATGAGTTATTAACTAGCTGGAGTAATGGCGTTATGCTGCTACTTCAGCCAGATAGTGAGAAATTTTACAGTCAAGAAAATGATAAGAATGATAGCTGGATTCGCATTATTCGACGGGTTTGGAACTTTAAAACACTCCTGATTCAAGTTGTCATCATTAATATTGTGATTGGTATTTTGGCACTATCAATGCCACTCATGATGCAGTTTTTAACAGATGATGTCTTGATTAGAAAGGATACACATCTCCTATTCACAGTTGCGATCGCAGTAATTGCGATGAATTTTTTTAGGAATATTATCAATCTAGTTCAATCTCATCTAGTTGGATATTTTGGCCAAAAGCTACAGCTAGATCTCATTTTGGAGTATGGTCATCGACTTCTCCATTTACCCATGGCTTATTTTGATAATCATCGCAGTGGAGAAGTGATTAGTCGAATTGGTGATATTCGGCGAATCAATGATCTAGTCTCAAAAATTGTACTTGGCCTGCCCAGCCAGTTCTTTATTGCCTTGATATCTCTATTCATCATGCTTCGTTACAGCTCAATTTTGACAGCTGCAGCGATTGCCGCATTTTTTGTCGTGACTCTTTTTAATTTAATTTTTCTTCCTTTTTTACGACAAAAAAATAAGCAGCTAATTGCTGAATCGTCCGAGAATCAAGGCTTCCTTGTTGAAACTTTTCGTGGAGCTGTCTTGCTGAAGACAACTCAAGCGATCCATCAAGCATGGGAAGAGTATCAGCAAAACTTTGGCCGACTTTCTTTTTTATCTTGGGGAGCACTCAAGCTAGATATTTATGCCGGAACTACAACCGATTTTCTATCAACTATAACTAATGTTAGTATTCTCTGGCTAGGCAGTAGCTTGGTCATTGATGGCACGCTAAGTATTGGCCAACTGCTAGCCTTTAGTGGCTTTAGTGGTAACTTATTAGGCTTTTTATCTGGAACAGTTGCACTTGCTGACGAATTTTTAATTTCGCAGGTTGTCATTCAACGTTTATCAGAAGTTTTAAGTTCAACCCCAGAGGATACTATCTCCTCTCATAAGCCTTGGATTCAAATTCCTGATGATACTAACATCATCTGCAAGAATGTTACTTTCCACCATCCAGGTCGTGTTGATCTACTGAGGAATTTTGATCTAACAATTCCAGGGGGCCTAGTCACTGCTCTAATTGGGCAATCTGGTTGTGGTAAAAGTACTCTTGCCAAGCTGATTTCTGGCCTCTATCATCTTGACTCTGGAAACATTCAATTTGGCATTTATAACCAACAAGACATTGCTTTAGATTGCTTACGTCAACAGGTTGTTTTGGTTCCTCAAGATGCTCATTTCTGGAGTCGTTCTATTGTCGAAAATTTCAAATTTTCTCATCCCAATACATCATTTGAAAATATAGTTAAAGCTTGTCGAATCACAATGGCAGATGAATTTATCAATGAACTTCCTGACAAATATCAAACCGTATTAGGTGAATTTGGGGCTAATTTATCGGGGGGGCAGAGGCAAAGGCTTGCCTTGGCAAGAGCGATTATCAATAATCCACCTGTCTTGATCCTTGACGAGTCTACTAGCGCTCTTGATCCCGTCATGGAAAGTCAGATCCTTGATAGCCTACTAGCATTTAGAAGAGGTAAAACGACAATTATTATCAGCCACCGGCCACGAGTAATTCAACGTTCTGATTGGATTGCATTCCTTGAGAAGGGAGAATTAAAAGCTCAAGGACGTCCAAATGACCTGAAATCACTTGTTGGTGATCATCTTAAGTTTATTGCCCCTTAATTCCTTTGAATTGAGTTATTTAATCTTGCTGGAGGCTCCCAATGAACGTCAGCGATCAATTAATTAACTGCTATCTAGAAATTGAGAGAAACTACTTAAATGGTCATTTGGAAGCAGCAGAAGAATTATCAGATCAGCTAGTCAAACAACAACCCCAAAATCCTCATTTAAGACTTCTGAGAGGTCACATATACTATAGCCTTGGTGAATTAAAAAAGGCCCGATATGAATATGAGTTGACTAGGGGGTTGACTGCCGATGAAGATTTGATTGAACAGTCACTTAACGGCTTAGAGCGATGCGATAGTCTTCATCCTGACAGAGCTGCTAGCTCAAGCGATGCAACCATTATTTTTCCCCGTCATGCAGTCATTGCTGCTTCCAGTCTTGAGCAGTCTTTCTTAAAGAACCGGGTTGAGGAGGAGACTAGGGATTATCAGCTGACAACTCAAAATGCTGATGAACCGTCTTTGTCTAGTTTTTCTACTCCTACTTCTGATACTGCCAGTGTAATTCAAGTGGTCAGTGATGATGAGATTCCAGAAGATTTACATCTCTTGCAGGCTGATGAGTTTCTTCCCCCTGTTAACCATTGGTTTCAAATTGCAGGTATCAGCTTAGTTCTGGGATTCATTGGGACAATTATTCTTACTTCATTTCTTAAGTATAAAGTCGTTGTTAAGGCACCTGCTCTAATTCGTCCGATTGGGGAAACACGGCTAGTTCAAGCCGCTGTTGAAGGTAAAGTCCGTCAGATTGCTGTTCGTTCTAACCAAGAAGTCCAGCAAGGTGATCCAATTATTGTTATTGATGACTCGCAGCAAATTACCAAGCGAGACCAACTGATTGACAGTATTGCTAAAAATCAACTTAAACTTCAGCAGATTGAGTCTCAAAAAGCTGCGATCGCAGAGGAAATGCTAGCTGAATCCAATAAAGTAGCGCGGGGCATTGATGTGAATCAAGCTGATATTCAAACGGCAGAGGCTAACTTGGCGCTCGCAGCAGATGAATATTCTCGCTATCAAACTCTCTCTAATGCTGGGGCGATCGCTGATCTCTTAGTGCAAGAGAAGCTAGCCAGTTTTCGGGTAGCACAAGCCAATTTGAGCCGCGCGCGCGAGCTAACAGCTCAGACTGAGGAACAGGGTTTAGCCACCCAAGCAAGACTCCGACAGATGCAAGACCAGCTAGCTCAACAAGAATCGGAAACGCTACAACAGATCAAAGTGGAGCAAAAAGAACTCCAACAAATGAATATCAACCTAGCAAATACTGTTGTTCGTGCCCCAATTTCTGGGATTATTCAGTCCATTAACCTGCGCAATCCTGATCAAGTAGTCGGCGTTGGCCAGGAAGTTGCCCGCATTTTTCCAACTCAGAGTGGCTTGACGATTAAAGCATTGGTTCCTTCACAGAACATTTTGCCCGTCGCACTAGGACAACGTGTGCAACTCCGGATTGCCGCCTGCCCCTATCCGGACTTTGGCACCCTTGATGGCAAAGTCCAGGCGATCGCACCCGATTCCGGCGGTTCATCTAGTTCGGCAGCACAGACCAATGAACCCGTTGCCGCGAATAGTCAAGCCTATGAAGTGACGATCAAGCCTGAAGATCGTTCTCTAACTGATGGTCAACGGGTTTGTAAAATCCGTCCTGGGATGGATGCCGAAGCCGACATTATTACCAATGAAGAGACGGTACTCAAATTTATGCTGAGGAAGGCTCGTTTGCTATGGCGATAATTGGCTTCAATTTCTTGAATCAATTATTGAAGCCAATCAAAAATACATATTTAGATGACCTCTAGCTCGAAGTCACGTAAATGTGCACGAAACTTATTGGAAAAGCTCACGAGATAGGGAAAGTTTGCACTAATGGGCTTACCATTCCACTCAGTTAGAATCGCTGCAATTTCGCCTTCCGCGTCTTTTAAGTCAAAGGCTTGATTTCGATGATCAGGATGGTGATACACCACCACTGATTCTTTGACTCGCACGCGATCGCCAACGTTCATAACAGCTTAATGAGGCAGAGACGACAACACAGCTTGAGGCCCAGAGACCTGAGCACTGCTAGAAGCAACCTCTATCTTCCCATAGTCTCTGAGCTTGCTAGCAGAGAGCCATCATTCTGAGGAGCAGGGCCCAAGACTTTAACGATCGCTGGGCCCGACTGGAACACCTAGGTTGGGAGTTGGCTGCGTTGGAGCCGGGACAATCAAGCCAATGCCAGCACCTAAAAGCATGGCAAGGGCTATCGCCCCCAGCCAAGTTCGCCAAGAGAGATTGAAGCTAGGTTCAACCGCTCGATCCACGATCTCAGGAGCTACTACTGTGTCCGCAGGCTTAGGTTCCTGAACGGTGGCGGTGGCGAGTGGCAGCTCCAATGGTGGCGACACAACTGGACTGATTAGGCTCGGTGCGACCTCCGTCAGTTGGCAACAGAATGCTGCCACTGAAATATTGTCGTGTCCGGTCAGCTGGCGGGCGCGATCGATCCAGCGCTGGCCCCAGTCGGCCAACGATAATTCCCCTCGGAGCACAGCACCCACATCTACATGGCCAAGGGTCTCAACCAGACCGTAGTCACTCAGACCATCTGAGCAGAGCAGCAAAATGCCTGGCTCGAGGACGCGAAAGGATTGAACAGGGATCTGCAGTCCCGTCGAAGCCATCACCCCCATCGCCTGGGAGAGGGCAGCCCCTTGCGTTAAGCGCAGGGCCGAACGATAGGCTAGAAAGCCCTGAGTCACTGTCTGAGTAGCGACATCGTGGTCAAGGGTGAGTCGCTCTGTCAGGTGGGGAGTCAACCAATAGGCGCGGCTATCCCCAATGTGGGCGATTGTCAGCTCGGGCTGGGGTCCTGGTGTTTTCAAAGCCAGAACGAGGGTTGTCCCCATGCGGGCTAAGACTTCTGCATCTTGTTGGTTGCGGCTGGCGATCAGATCGTTAATGATCCGCAGGCTGATGCGCAGTTGCTCAGCCAGGCTCTCCACAGGTCGTTCGGGCGCTTGACGATGCTCCAATAGCTGCGGGACTTGGAGTTTAAGACCAGCGATCGCAGTTTGGCTGGCTACTTCCCCACCCACATGACCACCGAGACCATCACAGACCGCAATCCAATCTGGCTGTGGTGATTCGGCAAGGTCGGTTGCTAGGGGATAGCAACTGTCTTCGTTATCGCCGCCGCGCCAGCCGGGGTCAGTCAGGGCGATGGCCTCTACTGTCAAAGACTGCTGCTGGCTGTAGTGCTGCCACGCCTGCCGGAGGATGGCCTGACTCTCGGCTAAATCAGCCTCTGGGGTTTGGAGGCGCTGCACCATTGGGGCGATCGCAGCGGCAGCCTCGGGATGCAACAGCGGCAAGAGGCTCTTGAGGACCTGTCCCAAACGGCGCAAACTGGCTGGCTCAGTCTCTTGGGGATTAGCTATCCCCAGTGGATTCTCATGGTCGTCCAGCAACTCCAGCAGGCGCAACTCACCCGCACAAACGCGGATATTCATCAATTTCAGGACACTACTAGCCACGCCTTGGCAGATCAGGGGCTCCCACAACAGCAGGATCTGCTCAATCCAGTGAATTTGGAGGGCCGTTGAAGCTGTCTTAAGCGCATTGACAAGACTGGGCCAGAGATGACCTTCGCGATTGAGGGGAACGCGCTCGAGCAGAATTGCTGTTTCACCATCCTCTAAGGGCACCAGCGCATAGAGAGTGGGTAGGTGCCGCTGGTGCTCAAACAGCCAGAGGTAGGGTTGCAGAGATTCCGGTAGATGCTCTGGGAGCTGAGGCGGGCGATCAGGATCCAGATCAAACCAAATTTGGGGCGCTACAACTTGATAGCGATCGCTCACCCTCGTTCCTGGGGGCACCTGTGCTGCAGCGGCTCCACTGACCCAAAGAAACCGATTGGCAAGTGGCTCAACTTGACGCGGCAACGTATAGTGCTCTGCGAGAAAATTCTGGGTCATGAACGGCGGCGGGCCGAGGAGCTGGATTCACTGTAGCAGGCTCGTTCAAGGCTGTTTTAGGAAGGGCGATCGCGACTACAAAAGGATTCTGGCCCGCGATCAATCACCTGGCCACCCAAGTCCTGGCAAGCACGTTGCCAAGCCTCATAGTCAGGCAATCCCTGGGCTAAATATTGCCGGAAACGAGGCTCTAACTCTGCCTCACCGACCGTTTCAGCGATCGCCGTGCCATCTTCAGCCACAGCAGCGGCATTGGGACGTTGCTGCGCCAGTTGCTGGATGGATTGCTGGGCCTGCTGGCGCAGAGATTGGGCCTGAGGTTGCCAGTAGGGATGATCACTCAGTGCAAGGAGAGCACGATCGACATCCCACCAACGAGCTTGGCTGAGGGCCGCCTGGGCTTGGGCGATCGCCTGACTGTCCTGTTGCCACTGCTGCTGCCACTGGGCCAAAAGAGCAGAAGCGGTTGGGGTCAGGGGGGTTCCCTCTGGCAGAGACTTCAGCAGTTGTTGGGCAGCTGACCAGTTGCCTGCTAGGAACTGTTGCTCCGCTTCGGTGCGCACTCGTTCGCTCCATTGTTGCGCCGCAGCTTGAGCCTTGGGCGCTTGGCGATCGCTCGTAGGAATCAGTAAGACTAGTTGCAGGGCTTGAGGGTATTGACCGGCAGCCGCTAGCTGTTGCGATCGTTGCCAACGACAGTTGTTGAGTAAGGGCTGAAGGGTTTGGCTATGTTCGAGGGGGGCCAGTTGTTGAAGACAGGACTCAAAGTTGCCTGCCACCAGCGCTTGTCGAGCCGCAGATAGGGCACGTTGCTGCTGCCACTGTTGCCAACCCCACCCAGCAGCTGGAACTGCGATCGCTACAGCAATCAGGCCTATTTGCCAGCGGTACCGAGAAATCGCCATGGTCTTGCTACGCAGATTGCCCACAGGCAGCTTAGCGAGTTCTGAAGCCAATCTGAGCGCTGTCGATCGGGATTGCTATCGGTCTGTACGAGCTATCTCAGATCAAACAATGGCAAGACTGGTGAGGTCGCCCTGAAAACCGGTGATTTCAATCAGGAGATCACGCTCAGCTTGAAACCCAGCTAAGTCATCATTGAAAGCCACAAAAGTTCGCTGCTCGATTTGAAAGGTTGCCGCACCATTGGCCATGAAACGATCAGGCGTCAGCACCGCCACGAGTGACTCTGGGTCGAGGCTGCTCACTGTACCCACGTTACTGATTTCTGTCGCACTGACAGAATTAGGGCCAACCAAGCGATCGCTGCCGATTTGAAAGTCGGTTATCTGATCAAAACCTGATAGTTGTGAATCTGCGATCGCTCGGTAGAGAAACTGATCTTGCCCTGCTCCACCAGTCAATGTATCCGCGCCGAGTTCCCCAATTAGATTGTCATCCCCATTTCCAGCAGTTAGCAAATCGTTGCCGTTAGTACCGATCAGCGTAAAAGCCTCGCTACTACTGAGCTGGTTATCATCATTACCCTTGACGATAGACCGTGCTTCACTGATCGCGATCGCGGTAGCTGGGGAACCGGAACTCACTACAACCTGCTGAGCGATCGCAGTGACTTGAAGAGCGTTGGGCAAACTCGAATCATCACCAGTCACTTGAGCAAGCAAGGCTTGCACGGTTGGCAAAGCGATTGGGTTTTTAGAGAAGTCATAAGCTTCAATTTCCTCAAGGCTATCTAGTGATCTGGTGAATAGATCAGCCACTAGAACTTTATTGAGAAAAGTCTGAGCATCTCGGCTGCCCTCTTCAATCCCCTCAACAATCGCGATCGCTAAATTGGCTAAGCTGAGCCGGCCAGATTCCAACTCTTTGACATAGAAATCTTGACCGATGGGATCAGCGTCGCGGTTCAGAATTGTTTGGAAGAGCGTATTGACAGCCTCAGCGGCAGACAAAGAGCTGAATCGCAAGAAAGACTCTACTGACTCACCAAAGGCTTCAGCGATCGCCCCGTAGTTAAGGGTGCTGAGATTGTCCTGAACGATCACATCCCAAAATTTTTGACCTGCAGGATCTGCTGGCCGACCATAAAAAGCAACATAGAGCTGCTGAGCAGAAGTAATCTTCAGATTAGCCATAATATTTAACTCTCAGAGACTTAAACTTAGAAGAGTCTGGAGACTAGCCCAGAAATAATAAGGCTGGAAATTTTTGGCCGCCTAAATCAATTAAATCCTGTACTTATTGCCAGACTCTAGATCACGACCTCTAGGTTTATTTAGTCACTATTGTTACTTTGGGATAGCTTTTTGAGAAGGTGCAATTTAAGATTAATTTACTGCAACTTTATTGTGCGTTAAATTAATAGTATTAGAGACTAGCTATGATAATAGCCTAAATCAATTTCAGAGATTCTTGGTCAAGATATCCAAAAGATTAGTCAGCAGAATTTACAACCTAGATAGCCCAATCATCCCAAAATTAAAGATTAGACGTAGAGCGTCAATCCCAATTTAGCGAAACGTCTTTGTTAGATGCTGATCGAGCTCCTGATTTTAGCCTCTATAGAACAACCCGCAGTGCATGAGCTAGACGTCATGAACTACGGGTCGATATCTAACATTGCAACGGTTGCTCAGGTTATCTAGCGGCCACCCACAGTGATGGCATCAACCTTGAGGTGGGGCTGGCCCACCGTCACGTAGACGCTGCCGCTGACTGAGCCGCAGAAGCCCGGTGCGAGACCAAGATCGTTCGAGCACATGGAAATGCGCTGCATGATCTCGGTTGCCTCACCAATCAAAGTTGCACCCTTCAGCGGCTTTGTGATGCGCCCATTCTCAATCAAATAAGCTTCATCAACGGCAAAGTTAAACTGACCCGTTGCGCCAACACTACCGCCACCCATCTTCTTGCAGTAGATGCCGCGATCGATTGATCCCAAGAGATCCTCAAAGCGATGAGGTCCCGGGGCAATGTAGGTGTTGCGCATCCGCGAAGCCGCTGCGTAGGTGTAGTTACTCCGGCGACCACTGCCAGTTCGGGGTTGGCCTGTCCGCAGTTCCCCCGCGCGATCAGCGATGAAGTTTTTGAGGATGCCATTTTCGATCAGCAAGGTGCGCTGCACCGGCATGCCTTCGTCATCCATGTCAAGGGTGCCAAAGGCATCGGGCGACAGGCCCTCATCCCAGGCTGTGACACTGCTGTGCGCGATCGCTTCTCCTTTCTTGTCTTTGAACGGGGTGGTACCGCGCTCAATTTGCGTGGTTTCCAGCAAGTGTCCACAGGCTTCGTGGAAAATCACGCCACCAAACTGGTTTGCCAGAATCACCGGATAGGTGCCTGACTCTACAAAATCGGCGTAGAGCATTTGGCCCGCCGACTCTGCGACTTCAGCGGCATCCGCTTCAGAATCCCACGATCGCAAAAAGTCAGGATTGCTCGTGTCTCCCACCCGTTTGCCAATCGAGGCACGGTAGCTGCCATCCGCACAAAGTAGGTTGTAGCCCACGGATTGAGTGAGGCGAATATCTCGCGCAAAGGTCCCATCACTGGCTGCAACCAACACCTCTTGCCAGTCACGAAAATAGGCGGCCCGGCGAGACTGCGCATGCTTCGCCTGTCGTTGCAGGCGATCGCTCGCGGACAGCAACAGATCACCCATCTCCGCCATGGAGCTACAGCGGCTTAGCCACTGATCTTTTTGGCGCAGTTGGCCATAGTCGCGCAGCGGTTCCAGATTGACCGGTGGGACAAGGGATTGCGCACTGGGTAATTGCAGGCCGAGGATCCCTAAAGCTTGTTCGAGCGATCGCTTCAGCCCCTCATAGGACAAGTCATTGGTGCTGACATAGCAATCCGTGGTACCTCGAAACACCCGCACCCCTGCACCACTCGCTAGCCGTGGTGACAGGCTGGTCACTGCATCCTCTTCGACTAGGCAGCTAATGTACTGAACGCGCTCGAGGAAAAACTCGACAAAGCCTGCGCCGGCAGCCCGTCCAAGTCCTAGCAGTTGTGCCAGTGCCGGCGTCCAGCTGCTATCAAAACGCTGGCGATCGCCGGCCGCCAGATCAGCAGCCAACGTTAGGGAAAGGGGCGGTGCAACAACCATGGCAAGCACAAGACTCTAACTTCCGTTCAGTCTAACAACGACTCTTGCTTGGCCTAGAGGGACAGTTTGACGAGGGACTCGCACGGCTCTGTTGAAAGGGAGGAGCCTGCGATAATCAAGCGACGTGACTGTCTCCCTGTCGCAAATTTATG
Protein-coding regions in this window:
- a CDS encoding gamma-glutamylcyclotransferase, translated to MASAPWVFAYGSLIWRPDFAWQDRQPAVLRGWKRRFWQLSTDHRGTPSQPGRVVTLVPDAQAECVGVAFQLMGDVGAILTALDYREKDGYDRQELVIELQDQRQVTAIVYVAQAQNPRFAGPTPVPAIADQVRRSYGPSGSNAEYVLRLDQALTALGWEDPHVRAIANLVAA
- a CDS encoding peptidase domain-containing ABC transporter, translated to MKYACIRQQSEEDCGAACIATVAKYYGRHFALNRVREIVGTGSQGTSLLGLRRGAESLGFNARQVRASLELIDHLKEAPLPAIIHWKGYHWVILYGQRGKQYIIADPGLGIRYINRHELLTSWSNGVMLLLQPDSEKFYSQENDKNDSWIRIIRRVWNFKTLLIQVVIINIVIGILALSMPLMMQFLTDDVLIRKDTHLLFTVAIAVIAMNFFRNIINLVQSHLVGYFGQKLQLDLILEYGHRLLHLPMAYFDNHRSGEVISRIGDIRRINDLVSKIVLGLPSQFFIALISLFIMLRYSSILTAAAIAAFFVVTLFNLIFLPFLRQKNKQLIAESSENQGFLVETFRGAVLLKTTQAIHQAWEEYQQNFGRLSFLSWGALKLDIYAGTTTDFLSTITNVSILWLGSSLVIDGTLSIGQLLAFSGFSGNLLGFLSGTVALADEFLISQVVIQRLSEVLSSTPEDTISSHKPWIQIPDDTNIICKNVTFHHPGRVDLLRNFDLTIPGGLVTALIGQSGCGKSTLAKLISGLYHLDSGNIQFGIYNQQDIALDCLRQQVVLVPQDAHFWSRSIVENFKFSHPNTSFENIVKACRITMADEFINELPDKYQTVLGEFGANLSGGQRQRLALARAIINNPPVLILDESTSALDPVMESQILDSLLAFRRGKTTIIISHRPRVIQRSDWIAFLEKGELKAQGRPNDLKSLVGDHLKFIAP
- a CDS encoding HlyD family efflux transporter periplasmic adaptor subunit: MNVSDQLINCYLEIERNYLNGHLEAAEELSDQLVKQQPQNPHLRLLRGHIYYSLGELKKARYEYELTRGLTADEDLIEQSLNGLERCDSLHPDRAASSSDATIIFPRHAVIAASSLEQSFLKNRVEEETRDYQLTTQNADEPSLSSFSTPTSDTASVIQVVSDDEIPEDLHLLQADEFLPPVNHWFQIAGISLVLGFIGTIILTSFLKYKVVVKAPALIRPIGETRLVQAAVEGKVRQIAVRSNQEVQQGDPIIVIDDSQQITKRDQLIDSIAKNQLKLQQIESQKAAIAEEMLAESNKVARGIDVNQADIQTAEANLALAADEYSRYQTLSNAGAIADLLVQEKLASFRVAQANLSRARELTAQTEEQGLATQARLRQMQDQLAQQESETLQQIKVEQKELQQMNINLANTVVRAPISGIIQSINLRNPDQVVGVGQEVARIFPTQSGLTIKALVPSQNILPVALGQRVQLRIAACPYPDFGTLDGKVQAIAPDSGGSSSSAAQTNEPVAANSQAYEVTIKPEDRSLTDGQRVCKIRPGMDAEADIITNEETVLKFMLRKARLLWR
- a CDS encoding ferredoxin-thioredoxin reductase variable chain → MNVGDRVRVKESVVVYHHPDHRNQAFDLKDAEGEIAAILTEWNGKPISANFPYLVSFSNKFRAHLRDFELEVI
- a CDS encoding PP2C family protein-serine/threonine phosphatase, whose product is MTQNFLAEHYTLPRQVEPLANRFLWVSGAAAAQVPPGTRVSDRYQVVAPQIWFDLDPDRPPQLPEHLPESLQPYLWLFEHQRHLPTLYALVPLEDGETAILLERVPLNREGHLWPSLVNALKTASTALQIHWIEQILLLWEPLICQGVASSVLKLMNIRVCAGELRLLELLDDHENPLGIANPQETEPASLRRLGQVLKSLLPLLHPEAAAAIAPMVQRLQTPEADLAESQAILRQAWQHYSQQQSLTVEAIALTDPGWRGGDNEDSCYPLATDLAESPQPDWIAVCDGLGGHVGGEVASQTAIAGLKLQVPQLLEHRQAPERPVESLAEQLRISLRIINDLIASRNQQDAEVLARMGTTLVLALKTPGPQPELTIAHIGDSRAYWLTPHLTERLTLDHDVATQTVTQGFLAYRSALRLTQGAALSQAMGVMASTGLQIPVQSFRVLEPGILLLCSDGLSDYGLVETLGHVDVGAVLRGELSLADWGQRWIDRARQLTGHDNISVAAFCCQLTEVAPSLISPVVSPPLELPLATATVQEPKPADTVVAPEIVDRAVEPSFNLSWRTWLGAIALAMLLGAGIGLIVPAPTQPTPNLGVPVGPSDR
- a CDS encoding bluetail domain-containing putative surface protein; amino-acid sequence: MANLKITSAQQLYVAFYGRPADPAGQKFWDVIVQDNLSTLNYGAIAEAFGESVESFLRFSSLSAAEAVNTLFQTILNRDADPIGQDFYVKELESGRLSLANLAIAIVEGIEEGSRDAQTFLNKVLVADLFTRSLDSLEEIEAYDFSKNPIALPTVQALLAQVTGDDSSLPNALQVTAIAQQVVVSSGSPATAIAISEARSIVKGNDDNQLSSSEAFTLIGTNGNDLLTAGNGDDNLIGELGADTLTGGAGQDQFLYRAIADSQLSGFDQITDFQIGSDRLVGPNSVSATEISNVGTVSSLDPESLVAVLTPDRFMANGAATFQIEQRTFVAFNDDLAGFQAERDLLIEITGFQGDLTSLAIV